A region from the Oceanidesulfovibrio marinus genome encodes:
- a CDS encoding methyl-accepting chemotaxis protein: protein MRFKDWSLRKKIVIPLFVLILIILTASTWLMTRQGTEMAIDQAKTLAQAQAEANSNKVSGTLNTAMTVGRTIQSAFNEAMKADSVPRREYLAAFLKDILVNYPELSGSWVVCIPGAFDNREEEYADVWKGNMRVYHYRDNGKIATAYQGSENIKGAWWEVPKETGREMLTQPYPWEMGSKTLWLASASFPIKRDGEFVGVVGVDFYLEDLQKMVKEINPFETGYGFLVDNSGSIVAHPDEKLLGKKIEDVQGSGNTAQLLDAIHNGKPYTAILQSPTTDSDMYYAYMPISVGRTDTPWSLAVAIPMDKVRAQAGVISRTGIWTGIGAMIALIIVLLIIAGIISKPILKTSAYTEQVAAGDLHANLDIDQKDEIGVMADSLKSMVGELDKTIMRAQEKTQEAEEESEKARLATAEAEEARNRADRARLEGLHHAAERVERVLEHVVSASEEMSSQSEELLRGTDIQSERITSTATAMEEMNTTVLEIARNASDAAKVGKEAQEKASSGAEVVDDSKGAMDSTIAEVNNLKDSMQALDSQAQDIGAIIGTIEDIADQTNLLALNAAIEAARAGEAGRGFAVVADEVRKLAEKTMTATKEVSDSIGAIQKVAGTNISAMEGVFSRISSAGELSVRSGEMLREIVRKTEDSAAQIDAIATAAEQQSATSEEINNAIEEINRITMEASEGVHEFTTALKSLAEQVSELQKIVEDLKSESD, encoded by the coding sequence ATGCGGTTCAAAGACTGGAGCCTGAGAAAGAAAATAGTCATTCCGTTGTTTGTTCTCATCCTGATTATCCTGACCGCCAGCACCTGGCTTATGACCAGGCAGGGCACGGAGATGGCGATCGATCAGGCAAAGACACTGGCCCAGGCGCAAGCCGAGGCCAACAGCAACAAGGTAAGCGGTACCCTCAATACCGCCATGACCGTGGGCAGAACAATACAATCGGCGTTCAATGAAGCCATGAAAGCCGATTCAGTTCCAAGGCGCGAGTACCTCGCCGCCTTTCTCAAGGATATTCTCGTCAATTACCCGGAGCTGTCCGGCAGTTGGGTCGTCTGTATCCCTGGGGCCTTTGACAACAGGGAGGAAGAGTACGCGGACGTATGGAAGGGGAACATGCGCGTGTACCATTACCGGGACAACGGCAAGATTGCCACGGCGTACCAGGGCAGCGAGAATATCAAGGGCGCGTGGTGGGAGGTCCCGAAAGAAACCGGCAGGGAAATGCTGACCCAACCCTATCCATGGGAAATGGGCAGCAAAACCCTGTGGCTGGCTTCGGCCTCCTTTCCCATCAAGCGCGACGGCGAGTTTGTCGGCGTGGTCGGTGTGGACTTCTACCTCGAAGATCTCCAGAAAATGGTGAAGGAGATCAATCCATTTGAGACTGGGTACGGCTTTCTGGTGGACAATAGCGGCAGCATTGTGGCGCATCCCGATGAGAAGCTCCTCGGCAAGAAGATCGAGGATGTTCAGGGGTCCGGCAATACGGCTCAATTGCTGGACGCCATACACAATGGCAAGCCGTACACGGCGATCCTGCAATCGCCGACAACGGACAGTGATATGTATTACGCCTACATGCCGATATCAGTGGGCCGGACCGACACGCCCTGGAGCCTGGCTGTCGCCATCCCCATGGACAAGGTTCGCGCGCAAGCCGGTGTTATCAGCAGAACCGGCATATGGACCGGCATTGGCGCCATGATCGCGCTGATTATAGTGTTGTTGATCATTGCGGGCATCATCAGCAAGCCTATTCTCAAGACGTCGGCCTACACCGAGCAGGTGGCCGCGGGCGACCTGCACGCCAATCTGGACATCGACCAGAAGGACGAAATCGGCGTCATGGCCGATTCATTGAAAAGCATGGTCGGTGAGCTCGATAAAACCATTATGCGGGCCCAGGAAAAAACGCAGGAAGCGGAAGAGGAATCCGAGAAAGCGAGGCTGGCGACGGCAGAGGCCGAGGAGGCCAGAAATCGCGCGGACAGGGCGCGGCTGGAAGGCTTGCATCATGCGGCGGAGCGCGTGGAGCGGGTGCTGGAGCATGTGGTTTCTGCCTCCGAAGAAATGTCCTCGCAATCCGAAGAGCTGCTTCGCGGCACCGACATTCAAAGCGAGCGCATCACGTCCACAGCCACGGCCATGGAGGAGATGAACACCACGGTTCTGGAAATCGCCCGCAACGCCAGCGACGCCGCCAAAGTGGGCAAGGAGGCCCAGGAGAAAGCGTCCAGTGGTGCGGAAGTGGTGGACGATTCCAAGGGCGCGATGGATTCGACCATCGCCGAGGTGAACAACCTCAAGGACAGCATGCAAGCGCTGGATTCGCAGGCCCAGGACATCGGAGCTATCATCGGCACTATCGAGGACATCGCCGACCAGACCAATTTATTGGCGCTGAACGCGGCCATCGAAGCCGCCCGGGCCGGCGAGGCGGGGCGCGGTTTCGCAGTGGTGGCCGACGAGGTCAGAAAGCTGGCGGAAAAGACCATGACGGCGACGAAGGAAGTGTCCGATTCCATAGGCGCGATTCAGAAGGTGGCAGGCACCAACATCTCCGCAATGGAAGGGGTGTTCAGTCGCATCTCGAGCGCGGGCGAGCTCTCCGTCCGCTCGGGCGAGATGCTCCGCGAGATCGTGCGCAAGACAGAGGACAGCGCAGCACAGATCGACGCCATTGCTACGGCGGCGGAGCAGCAGTCCGCCACGTCCGAGGAGATCAACAACGCCATCGAAGAGATCAACCGCATCACGATGGAAGCGTCCGAAGGGGTGCATGAGTTCACCACGGCCCTGAAGAGCCTGGCCGAGCAGGTGAGCGAGCTGCAGAAAATCGTCGAGGACCTCAAGTCCGAAAGCGACTAG
- a CDS encoding TrpB-like pyridoxal phosphate-dependent enzyme, translating to MDLRINLPESEIPTAWYNVMPHLPSPVAPPLDPQTHEPVDPAALAAIFPESLIAQEMSDQPWIEIPQPVRDVYRLWRPTPLVRAKRLEEALGLKVKIYYKNESLSPAGSHKPNTAVPQAYYNKQAGLRRLATETGAGQWGTALSFASVQYNLDCTVYMVKVSFEQKPYRGMLIRSYGATIFPSPSDKTRSGRAALEKNPDHTGSLGLAISEAVEDAATHEDTNYALGSVLNHVLIHQSVTGLETKSQLVLAGEKADILVGCVGGGSNAAGLFAPFVPECLDGHGPQMLAIEPMACPTLTKGQFRYDYGDVAQLTPLIKMHTLGHSYTPPPIHAGGLRYHGNAPILCQMVDSGLVTPQAYYQKEVFEAAMLFLKTEGFLPAPETAHAIKGAIEAAKNAEPGQTVVFLYSGHGLLDLAAYDAYLSGKLTDYEYPDAEIAEALKSCPDI from the coding sequence GTGGACTTGCGCATCAACCTGCCTGAAAGCGAGATACCCACGGCGTGGTATAACGTCATGCCCCACCTGCCTTCTCCGGTGGCGCCGCCGCTCGATCCTCAGACCCACGAGCCTGTGGACCCGGCCGCCCTGGCCGCCATCTTTCCCGAGTCCCTCATCGCCCAGGAGATGAGCGACCAGCCCTGGATCGAGATTCCCCAGCCCGTGCGCGACGTCTACCGCCTCTGGCGGCCCACGCCCCTGGTCCGCGCCAAGCGCCTGGAAGAGGCCTTGGGGCTGAAGGTCAAGATCTACTATAAGAACGAGTCCCTCTCCCCGGCCGGCTCGCACAAGCCCAACACCGCCGTACCGCAGGCCTACTACAACAAGCAGGCCGGGCTGAGGCGCCTAGCCACCGAGACCGGCGCCGGTCAGTGGGGCACGGCCCTTTCCTTCGCCTCGGTCCAGTACAACCTCGACTGCACCGTATATATGGTCAAGGTCAGCTTCGAGCAGAAGCCCTACCGCGGCATGCTCATCCGCTCTTACGGGGCCACCATCTTCCCCTCGCCCTCGGACAAGACGCGCTCCGGCCGCGCCGCCCTGGAAAAGAACCCGGACCACACGGGCAGCCTGGGTCTGGCCATTTCCGAAGCCGTGGAAGACGCCGCCACCCACGAGGACACCAACTACGCCCTGGGCAGCGTGCTCAACCACGTGCTCATCCACCAGAGCGTGACCGGCCTGGAGACCAAGAGCCAGCTCGTTCTGGCCGGTGAAAAGGCCGATATCCTGGTGGGCTGCGTAGGCGGCGGCTCCAACGCCGCCGGCCTGTTCGCGCCCTTTGTGCCCGAGTGCCTGGACGGCCACGGCCCGCAGATGCTCGCCATCGAGCCCATGGCCTGCCCCACCCTGACCAAGGGCCAGTTCCGCTACGACTACGGCGACGTGGCCCAGCTCACCCCGCTCATCAAGATGCACACCCTCGGCCACTCCTACACGCCCCCGCCCATCCACGCCGGCGGCCTGCGCTACCACGGCAACGCCCCCATCCTCTGCCAGATGGTGGACTCCGGCCTGGTCACGCCCCAGGCGTACTACCAGAAGGAGGTCTTCGAGGCGGCCATGCTCTTCCTCAAGACCGAGGGCTTCCTGCCTGCGCCGGAAACGGCCCACGCCATCAAAGGCGCCATCGAGGCGGCCAAGAACGCCGAGCCCGGACAGACCGTGGTCTTCCTCTACTCCGGCCACGGCCTGCTCGACCTCGCCGCCTACGACGCCTATCTCTCCGGCAAGCTCACCGACTACGAGTATCCGGACGCCGAGATCGCCGAAGCGCTCAAGAGCTGCCCGGACATATAG
- a CDS encoding YjzC family protein → MSEKKITVKPGEIVPDSGIYMDDSGRKATMVKGEHAPPTSKPGEQWTQVVSTHSQS, encoded by the coding sequence ATGTCCGAGAAGAAAATTACGGTGAAACCTGGCGAGATCGTTCCGGATTCTGGGATATATATGGACGACAGCGGCAGGAAGGCGACCATGGTCAAAGGCGAGCATGCGCCGCCGACGTCCAAACCGGGCGAGCAGTGGACCCAGGTGGTATCCACCCATTCCCAGTCGTGA
- a CDS encoding Hsp20/alpha crystallin family protein, protein MTTLTPLSAFDRNLDWMNRFFASAMRPGAGTHVRTHAGAFPIELKETDTAYVIFAELPGFKNEDIDVSLEDNVLTIRAEKKHDETAEGERYHFSERGYGEFSRAIRLPRHAAGEASAHLENGILTLTINKVEEARPRRIEIQ, encoded by the coding sequence ATGACAACTCTCACTCCACTTTCCGCTTTTGACCGCAACCTTGACTGGATGAACCGCTTCTTCGCCAGCGCCATGCGTCCTGGCGCGGGCACCCACGTTCGCACGCACGCGGGCGCTTTCCCTATCGAGCTCAAGGAAACGGACACGGCCTATGTGATCTTTGCGGAGCTTCCCGGCTTCAAGAACGAGGACATCGACGTGAGCCTGGAGGACAATGTCCTGACCATCCGCGCCGAGAAGAAGCACGACGAAACCGCCGAGGGCGAGCGTTACCACTTCAGCGAACGCGGCTACGGCGAGTTCTCCCGCGCCATCCGCCTGCCCAGGCACGCCGCGGGCGAAGCCTCGGCGCATCTGGAAAACGGCATCCTCACCCTGACCATCAACAAGGTCGAGGAGGCCAGGCCCCGCAGGATCGAGATCCAGTAA